A region from the Gemmatimonadaceae bacterium genome encodes:
- a CDS encoding tetratricopeptide repeat protein gives MSTAPRIDELRKKFEENPRRYFAPLANELRKAGDLSQAIALCREHLPKQPGHMSGHIVFGQALFENGDLEEARTVFEQALALDPENLIALRHLGDIARRQGDAPSARRWYERVLEADPRNDDIAAQLATLSAYATPAPTAAPVAVTPPTSAAPVSQMVTPVDLASIEVPDFAAPIPAADTEALAVEAVATEPAPAAPTTAAVTPLGTVAQDLLALSPLQAASELPPLPEEERVFLDLEAIEAAASEVEAIAQAEEQAKNDPFFGRLADAPTDEVIAAAEAEAEAAFEEGFVAAEWPDTTDLAVRAATPRSATPVAVDVPAEVVEAFGREATDAVAAELPAPEVELALPDEEDLPFTNAPEAVVAEAVETAVIAEEASPIDVAEEEPVAAVEAEADDEPVAEVTVQDLGIQVGTSILDFEDPETFAVQETPAEAELAPVVMQEPESEPESATEPVQELPWLAEPVTPTDDVEEIVEAFAEDARAKGEPDDVAVVAMPMALVAQVDDKHEASFADVLDEPIAAEADAESAPAMANTADIASGAFVTETMGELLVSQGFLDRAIAVYEELVRRRPSDPVPLGRLAELRAEQARVAAASMPAAPEPTPEPVSEATPEPVAAVRTAQAWFAALAARRVERRTPTSTAAVPTPRNATPIASAPAVHEPAILPPSVPTPVRVTPVGAIPAEDSLASLFGGDSAGGDDTAAQQFATAFSGAAVEGARENLFASGAMAAVREPTPVAPVMAQPESLAPAGAGFSFDRFFPDPATTQTVSPSTASAAPTPAAPGTPTSSPAAESKAADDLAQFSAWLKGLGNP, from the coding sequence ATGAGTACCGCTCCCCGGATCGACGAGCTCCGGAAGAAGTTCGAGGAGAACCCGCGTCGCTATTTCGCGCCGCTGGCCAATGAGCTGCGCAAGGCAGGCGACCTGAGCCAGGCCATCGCGCTCTGCCGCGAGCACCTTCCCAAGCAGCCAGGCCACATGAGTGGCCACATTGTCTTCGGGCAGGCCCTGTTCGAGAACGGGGATCTGGAAGAGGCGCGGACCGTCTTCGAACAGGCGCTGGCCCTCGATCCGGAGAACCTCATCGCGCTCCGCCATCTGGGTGATATCGCCCGTCGCCAGGGCGATGCCCCATCGGCGCGCCGGTGGTACGAGCGGGTCCTGGAGGCGGACCCGCGGAACGACGACATTGCCGCCCAGTTGGCGACCCTCTCGGCGTATGCGACCCCGGCGCCGACGGCGGCCCCGGTCGCGGTCACGCCGCCGACCAGTGCCGCGCCCGTCAGCCAGATGGTGACGCCGGTCGATCTCGCGTCGATCGAGGTGCCCGACTTCGCCGCGCCGATACCGGCGGCCGACACCGAGGCGCTGGCCGTCGAGGCCGTTGCCACGGAGCCCGCGCCGGCGGCACCGACGACCGCGGCGGTCACCCCGCTGGGGACGGTGGCGCAGGATCTGCTCGCGCTCTCGCCGCTTCAGGCGGCCAGTGAACTGCCGCCGCTGCCCGAAGAGGAGCGGGTATTCCTGGACCTCGAGGCCATCGAAGCCGCCGCCTCGGAAGTCGAGGCCATCGCGCAGGCCGAGGAGCAGGCCAAGAACGACCCGTTCTTTGGGCGGCTGGCCGACGCTCCCACCGACGAGGTGATCGCGGCCGCCGAAGCCGAAGCGGAGGCCGCGTTCGAGGAAGGATTTGTCGCAGCGGAATGGCCCGATACCACCGATTTGGCCGTCCGGGCCGCAACGCCCCGGTCGGCGACGCCGGTGGCCGTCGACGTGCCGGCGGAAGTCGTCGAGGCCTTCGGACGGGAGGCCACCGACGCGGTCGCGGCGGAGCTGCCGGCCCCTGAGGTCGAACTGGCGCTGCCCGACGAGGAAGATCTGCCGTTCACCAACGCCCCCGAGGCGGTTGTCGCCGAGGCGGTGGAAACGGCGGTCATTGCCGAGGAGGCCTCGCCCATCGACGTCGCGGAGGAAGAACCGGTCGCCGCGGTGGAGGCGGAGGCCGACGATGAGCCTGTCGCCGAGGTGACGGTGCAGGATCTGGGGATACAGGTCGGCACCTCCATCCTCGATTTCGAAGACCCCGAGACGTTCGCGGTGCAGGAGACGCCCGCGGAGGCCGAGCTCGCGCCGGTGGTGATGCAGGAGCCGGAGTCAGAGCCCGAGTCCGCGACGGAACCGGTGCAGGAGTTGCCCTGGCTCGCCGAACCGGTCACGCCCACCGACGATGTCGAAGAGATCGTCGAGGCGTTTGCCGAAGACGCCCGGGCCAAGGGCGAACCCGACGACGTCGCCGTCGTGGCGATGCCGATGGCGCTCGTGGCTCAGGTCGACGACAAGCACGAGGCCAGCTTCGCCGACGTGCTGGACGAGCCGATCGCCGCGGAGGCGGACGCCGAGTCGGCCCCCGCGATGGCGAATACGGCCGACATCGCCAGCGGGGCCTTCGTCACGGAGACGATGGGGGAACTCCTGGTCTCGCAGGGCTTCCTCGACCGCGCGATCGCGGTCTATGAGGAGCTGGTGCGTCGCCGCCCGTCGGATCCCGTGCCGCTTGGGCGCCTGGCGGAGCTGCGGGCCGAGCAGGCGCGCGTGGCGGCGGCGAGTATGCCGGCCGCGCCGGAACCCACGCCGGAACCCGTATCGGAAGCCACGCCGGAGCCCGTCGCGGCGGTGCGCACGGCTCAGGCGTGGTTTGCGGCGCTCGCCGCCCGACGCGTGGAGCGCCGGACGCCGACCTCCACGGCGGCAGTGCCAACGCCGCGAAACGCCACGCCGATCGCGAGCGCGCCGGCGGTCCACGAGCCCGCCATCCTCCCGCCGTCCGTCCCCACGCCCGTGCGGGTGACGCCCGTGGGCGCGATCCCGGCGGAAGACTCGCTGGCGTCGCTCTTCGGCGGCGACAGCGCCGGCGGCGACGACACGGCCGCGCAGCAGTTCGCGACAGCCTTCTCGGGGGCGGCCGTGGAAGGCGCCCGCGAGAACCTCTTCGCCAGCGGCGCCATGGCCGCGGTGCGCGAACCCACGCCGGTCGCCCCCGTGATGGCGCAGCCGGAGTCGCTGGCGCCCGCTGGCGCCGGCTTCTCCTTTGACCGATTCTTCCCGGACCCGGCGACGACGCAGACGGTCTCGCCGTCCACTGCCAGCGCCGCGCCGACCCCGGCCGCGCCCGGGACGCCCACGTCGTCACCGGCTGCGGAGAGCAAAGCGGCCGACGATCTGGCGCAGTTCTCGGCCTGGCTCAAGGGACTCGGTAATCCGTGA